In the genome of Hydra vulgaris chromosome 06, alternate assembly HydraT2T_AEP, the window GGTTGACAGAAAGTCCTTTTCCTACAGCACTTAGTGACGTACGTTTTTGAATATCTTAAGGCAGCATTTAACTTTGTTCTTCTTCTTGAGAATTATTATTTAGCCCACTTGTAACAGGGTTATTATGAGCTATTAGAAAAATCAGAAACATCTCCTTCTAAGCTATAAGATCttcttttttgcaaatcaaatatcaaaaatatcaaaaatgcaataaaatcaaaattcctattttgatttttttttttttccttttttttttttttgcaatcaaaaaaaaagttctgtatTCTGCATTTAACAGAATATAATATCTATACatttaacaaatgaaaatttatttgtctTCTATCCGCtttaattttatcattctttTCATTCGTTTTCTAtccatttttatttcatcattCTTTTGTACATTTtctatctattttttttcatctttatttcATCATTTTTGTATTTCGTGTCTGAacaaaaatacctttttaaattttattaggaaGGTCTCTCTATCCTTATCTGTTACTACTGTCAATTTATCTGTTACTACTGTCAATTTATCTGTTACTACTGTCAATTTATCTGTTACTACTGTCAATTTATCTATTACTACTGTCAATTTATCTGTTACTACTGTCAATTTATCTGTTACTACTGTCAATTTATCTGTTACTACTGTCAATTTATCTGTTACTACTGTCAATTTATCTGTTACTACTGTCAATTTATCTGTTACTACTGTCAATTTATCTGTTACTACTGTCAATTTATCTGTTACTACTGTCAATTTAGGGGATTGCAACTTTTTCTATTTCACTACttcttttctaaaattaatattgtttagttaactatataatttacttatcttaagatttaataaataatattaccGTAAAACGCATAATATACGAGTTCTGTATCCACCAAGTTTTTAGCTTAAACATAATGCTACAGCTCTATCCACTTCTGAACAATTTAGCGTAAATACAGAACCCTTGCTTAAACaacaaattatgtttttgaAGATGTGGATGGTTTGGATTCTCCTAGGTTAAGATAATACTCGATATCTTCTGCAGCTGCAAGTTGAAAAAGAgtctttctagtttttttagctaagaatatttttttgcgtctatttttcatttcatcaattttttattttactttttatttcatgCATATGAATTATAATAACTTAGATTTGTCATGGTTTCAAAAACGTACTCCATTGAAAACGCAAGaaccaataatattttacaacaatAAAGGTTTATACTTATTagatcaaaacttttttattttaatgttaacaagtactgattaatatttttttttttttttagattattattcacctccccaaggcccgaggggggccactacagtcgaggaggctactcatttttttgtgtttttttaattaactaaattattaactaaaaagtctttttaaagtactttatttttaattttaaaaaaagagactGTTAGAATGCctaatcttatttttatattaatgattgtGAGAATGtataaataggaaaaaaattggaattcaATGTTTAATCGTAGAAAACAAAGGGtcgaaaaatgtaaaaaaaggatttaaaaaaaaattactttagcgACGTGTGGcacccttaaaatatttttaaatcaaaaagtttaaaataaggTTATAAAAAACTGCGCatcttataaagtttaaaaaaaattccattacGAAAAAAAATTCCACTGTAATTCAAAACATAAATTGATCTAAATCTTAACCACTCTACTGTATGTCTCTTAACATTCAATACAAGTAAGAATCAAAGACACTGTGCAAgatagagaaagaaaaaataggATTTGAAGTTTCAACAATgcattattgaaaattaattcaaaataacattgataaaaaatcaagttaaggTACATTTTATAATGTTTGATAGAAAATGTATATTAAGTGGCTGTATTTATAGACCAGAAAGTAATGATTTAGTAAACTGTCAAAACGTAGTCAATTTCATTAAAGAAAGTTACAAATATTTCTCAAGAGCTAAAATATATTCTGAGGTTTTGATATGTGGTGATTTCAATTTTCCATTCGTTTATAGTTTATGGAATTCTGGCAATAAAATGTCTGCATTGGAGAATAAGAGAAATAGTTTCTGGAATGCATTAAACAATGTTATTTTACGCAACGAGTAAAAAAACCGACATCCCAACTAAATGACacaaaattaagaaatatgTTAGAATTAGTGATTACAGCCTCTCCTTTTAGCATATCTAGCTTGGTAGGTATGGATCccttggaaaaaataaaaagaggtcaccttgttttaagttttaattttaattatctagTGCATAACAATTGCAAAAATGAAAGTATCACCACAAAACGAGTATTTATCAAAGGAAGttatcattttttcaaaatatctaaataaatttaactggAGTCATGAGTTTACTGAACTTGATGCTAATCAGCCTTacgaaaaatttattaaaatttatgaaaatggATGTAATTATTTCATACCGTCATTCAatcaaaaaacaactaaaactaaaaaatggaTGAGTAAAGAAGTAAAATACAACGTAAAACTCAAGTGTAACCTCTAGTATTGAttcaaagcaataaaaaaatatgtaaaaaaatttgcaacagaatcgaaaaaaaaatccaaaacaaatttatgtttatattagcAGTAAACTAAAAGACCATATAagagcttttttaataaaaacaatgaaatatcaAGTGACAGTCAAGTCATTgctaataaattaaatcaattttccAATTCTGTATTTATAAACGAAAGCCTAGCTAATATGCCTGCATGTAAAAGTATAACAGTAAAAATTTGTCCCACTCCATTGTTAAATGagaatgatataaaaaaacggttattaaatttaaatgtacgCAAGACTTCAggtattgataaaatttatccAATGTTTTCATGTAAGTGTGCTGACAGTTTAGCTAGACCACTTTGCATGATATATAACCATTCATTTTTAACTGGAACATGGCCTACAAGCTGGTTAAAAGCAAATATTACACCAATAAAAGCGGGGATAGGCTGCATGCATGTAACTACTGTTCAATTTTAGTGACCTCTCTCGTttgtaaaataatgaaaagtatTGTTAGGTAAAGTAGTCTCTTGCTTAATTGAGCAAATTGAAACAGGCACTGCGGTGCGCAATTAACTAGGAGTGcgcaaataagaaaaaaataagaaaaaatttagcaaactaaattattaactatataaacaaatctttattaagaaatatattatgcATGACGGCAAAAGCATGAATTGTAGGCTGATATGCATTCTGGAGCTTTTCTcgtttaattttcataattactGACCGTATGTTTGATGATAGTTGTTCGTAGCTattcattaatttattgttgtcgtcttttaaaattgctttagctttttgacattttaattgCTTGCCAATATCGATCAGAGATAAATGTACAAATTCAATACCTAAGAAGTCTGTACCATCGTCTATCTCATCATTATTAGCTTCTTCTTCATCAGAATTGTTATCCATAGCAACTGcattatcattattttcttCGAGAGACAAACAATCTTCAACATCTTCCTTGATTGCTTTAATATACGTTGGAGAATCTTTACAGTCAATTGATTCAAAATTGCTGATATCTTCCGAACTGATCATATTCCCCATTCCTTCAATTTTGCTCAGCAGCAAGAGCATATTAAAAGATGCAAAGTCAGCCTCCTCATAGTATAGTTCAGTGTTAACGGGACTGGAAATCTGAAATAATTTTGCCTTGTCGAAGAAATTTTTGAGAGATGAAGgttgaattaatttttaggCCAAATCGACATACTTAGCAGCGTCACAAAGATGCAGGCTTCCCGTATTCAACTCGTGCTGCACCTCTTTTGCACAAAAGACTACTTTCTTTCAGACATTCCTTTGTATTTACATTGAGGCTGTAATATGACAATATGTCTGAGagttatagatatttatatcGCGTCTTGAGAGCCGCAATAATCCCCATATCACATGGTTGCTTCCAACTTGTGTAATTTGGAGggaagaaaacaatttttgcaagATTTCGCTCAAACGCCTCAAAATTTCCAGGTGCATTgtctaataataaaacaacaggCATGCCAGTTTTGCGTTTAACTTCAGGATAAAAGACTTCATTGAACCATTTCCAACATATAGAGACATCCATCCatgcatttttttgataaaaatacgGTATAGGCCATGTTCTACCGACTATACAAGCAGGTCGTGCAGCTTTTCCAATCATAGAACAGGGTATTTTGTGAGATTCTGTTGCGTTGGAGAAAACAACTAAAGTCACTctttctttagatttttttttacctcttgTAGTTACTAAGCTTCCAGCAGGCATTAACAGAGAATATTTAAGCAACAAGTGAAAAAAAAGTCCAATTTCGTCCACATTATATACATTTTCGGGTCTgtacattttaataaatgagTAAAGGTCCTCAAGTTGCTGAAGAAGAACAGAATCATCTTTGTCAACTTCAGCTCCTTCTCCAAAGAGACGCATCAATTTTAGGCCTAGATGACGACGAAAGTTTGCGAACCATTGCCAAGAAGCGTTAAACTcttcttcttttatatttaatatttgcgCTATTTCTTTTGCATAATTGCTAACGATGGAAGCACTTCAATCTTCGAACGATGCAATGCATCAATCCAAATATATAGCTCATTTTCTATTGCTTCAAATTTTCCAGACGATAATCGAAacactttttttctagcttCTTCTGTCATTAGTAAACttcttttttctatttgatCTCGATTATTCCAAAGAGATCGAATTGAATTTTCAGTTACATTATACTCTCTTGCAATCTCTCGTTTGCTTGACGCatcactttttttaagtttagctaTAAGTTTGATTCGTTGATCTTCTGATAATCTTTTTCCTTTGCTTTTAGCCATAAgaagtaaagataaaaaagttggaataaGAGAACtgtgtaaaagtttttttattaaagtttttttaatgagacTTCACTGATAATTcgttaaaacttattattatctgtttaaaacaagatttatcATTTACTTCGATTCGAATTCgaattatttatctatttacaTTCTGATAAAGCCATTATCTCagtatatttatgataaaaactagtttttaacttAACACAGGAAAATAATAATTACGTTTTCTGATCTAATTACACTTTCAACAAAAAACTcagtaaaaaattgaaacaaatattttgggCCTAAACGCGCAATTAACTGGGATGCGCAACTAATTGGGTGCGCAATTAAGCAAGAGACTACTGTACACAATAATGAACcatttacgtaaaaaaaaaaattataatacgaGAACGATACGGATtcgttaaatcaaaaaattgtgaCGAAATTTTCTGAGACATTTGACATGATAACAGAAGAAATAATAGTGGAAAATATGTTGATGATGCCTTTTTGGATTTTTCTCAGTCATTTGATTTGGTTCCCCATTCCTGACTGCTCTTGCAACTGAAGTCATTTGGCATTGttggaaaattttttcaatagtgTAAAGCTTTTTTAGCAAATCGATAAAAGAGAGTTGTTTTAGGACTATTTGAATTGGAATGGGAAACAGTTCGTAGTAGGGTACCACAAGGATCAGTAAAAAGCAAAGGTtctaactttgttttttataatttatataaatgatttaacaaaagaattgaaaaacaCCACAAGGATCGGTAAAAAGCAAATAGATAAAGCAAAGCTATATGCggatgaattaaaaataattgcagttataaacaaaacaaaaaataaatcactcTCTACTGATTGATCTTGACATcttgtttaactgaaaaaaaaattagctaattagttttaataaagataaatgtaaaatcatgcatTTT includes:
- the LOC136081256 gene encoding jerky protein homolog-like; translated protein: MRLFGEGAEVDKDDSVLLQQLEDLYSFIKMYRPENVYNVDEIGLFFHLLLKYSLLMPAGSLVTTRGKKKSKERVTLVVFSNATESHKIPCSMIGKAARPACIVGRTWPIPYFYQKNAWMDVSICWKWFNEVFYPEVKRKTGMPVVLLLDNAPGNFEAFERNLAKIVFFPPNYTSWKQPCDMGIIAALKTRYKYL